The Cicer arietinum cultivar CDC Frontier isolate Library 1 chromosome 1, Cicar.CDCFrontier_v2.0, whole genome shotgun sequence genome contains the following window.
ATCTAGTAATTATCTTTCTTGATGCATCCttgtttatttacatttttaaactCTGGTATGATTATATAGCTTACAATATTCTTAACAACACATTTGATTTTGGTGATTAAATATCACTCTTGTTTTTTAAACATGTTACTCTGTATAAGTCCAAGATTTCAGTGTTATATTCACTCTTGTTTCCATTTCTTAATATACTTATTTGCTACTTGTATGTCTTGCTGCATACAGCTTGGAGCTTTTTCATCTCAAGTACTGCAAGATTCGTCGCATGATAAGACATGGAGAAGAAAACATTGTAATTTATCTAAGAAATATGTATGCTTTGAAGGCAGATCCTTCCTTAAGTTGTTGTTTACTATTTGCTTTTTTTCCCTCGCTGCAGCTCTGATGCATGACATGGAGAAACATTGCAATGCTGAAATTTCTGCAAAGGTTTCACACTTGCCATCATCACAAAAAGGTACTCGGAAAAATACTTTTGTTCTTTTCCGTTTTTCTCTTCCTTAATGAACTGTATGTTTCTATCGCTTCATTTTGGTGCTCTTCCCATTCTGTTAAGAAGAAATATATATGCACATTACTCTTTGCATTTTCACCATTTATATACATCGATGCACACTCATTGTTgctgatgaaaaaaaattatatttttgtccaTATGACTTATCACATTTTTAGTATTGTTTCTTTTATAGATGGCGAGCATGATCATTTTACACTAGAAGGGTTAATGGAGAGTCCCTCGGTGGATGGCGACAGGGACTGCTTGTCACCATTACTATTAAATGCAACTTCTGTTAAAGTTGAGGTCTACTATAACAAAGCAGTGAACTATACCTTGATGGTTACTTTTGTATCCTTCAGTCATGATATTATTAGAGATTTATTTTCTATTACAGTATGAACTCCTTAATGTAAATATACCAGGTCTCATTTTTGCAAGTTCTTCTATTGATTCGTCAAATGGAGCATAGCGGCACTCAATCTGTAAGACTTTGtacatttgaaatttaatttgtcATGAACTTAATGAACAAAAGTAAcataaatttttcaatatttgGATGAATGTACCAAACATTATTTGAAAATTCACATCAtagattttgtaatttaataataactGATAAGTATGGTTATGGAGAATGAATACGATTCAGAAATACTTTTACAGGGGGCTGCTAAGGTTTCAATATTAATGATTGGCCAACAGGCGATAATGGATGCCTATCTTTGCCTCTTACATCTGACTGCGGGAATACTAGTCGGTAAGTTAGAATATTTCACATGTTATGGTTGTCCTCTCTCTAATATATCTGTTATGTTTATGGACTCTATAGTACTTCCTCTGTCCTAAAATAATTGTCACATTTTCAAAAAACATTTGTCCCAAAATAATTGTCACTTTTGATTTCCAATGCAACTTTAATTACTTTATTCCAATTGTACCCTCTAATTACTAAAATTTACACACTCCCAAGTTATTATTCTCCACTTTGCATTTATTGCAATGAGAATACGCCAATAGGTGATAAGGATAAATTAGTAAAATCACTATTCTCTTTATTTCATTTATCATCTTTTCTTAATCTGTGTGAAATGATCAAATGCGACAAATATTGTGGGAAGGAGGGAGTAATATTTTTGGGTTGAAACAAACATATCAATGCATCATTACTAATTGGAAAATGGCATTGATTATTACTCCATGCCATTAATTTTGTTTACTTAACCAGCCTGCTTTAATAGTAAAACAGATAGATTAATTGGAAAATGGCCTCGTGAAAATACATTCGTATATGCACTCGTACACAAAAACAGATACAAGGCCTGTAATAGATGGCCAATGGAAATTTGTATTTGGATGAATAACTGTTGATAACACTTCCTACCTTGCAGAATCCTTGTTTAATGCTTTTGCAACTGCTGCATTTTTCAAGTTCGTGGTCTTCTCAATATTTGAGATGAGATATCTACTTGGCATCTGGAAGGCCGGTAGGCCTTTGAGTAACGGCGAAGGCTGGGAGACTATGAGGCGTGAACTTTCAGCTTTATACAGTCGTTTCTGTAAGTAGTcctttgaaatttaattttctgtCTGCTAAATGATTGTGTAATCAATCTCATTAACCTGTGTTTGTCTTGGAGTTATGTTATTTCCTGAACTCTCGAGTTTTGATAGTCAAGCTACTACTTATATTGCTATTTTACAGATCCAAATTAATTtcacctttaattttttttaagaaaatgaaaattttgatgctTGCTTAAAACTATTGTGTGCATAACTAAGATTATAATAACTGTCAACTCAATTACTCTTTGAAATGTTTTCTTAGTTATGAACTTTGtgtttttttactattttttataggCAAATGTTAGTTAATACAGTTATGTTAGTTTTCCGGGTTTGAACTCAGGATCTCCTGCTTAAATCTCATTCAGTGTCCCACAGCTCACCAACCGAACTACCTACGCATGACTcacatttttttactatattttccTTTGGGTGAACATCTACATGTGAACTTACACAATGCCATTATCTGAGGTCACGGTGATTAAAAATAAGAGTTATAGAGTGGAAAGTATCTCTTAGTCTGTGCTAGAGTCTGTTTGGATTAATCTTATTTGAGTTTATGTACTAACATAAGAACTTGTTGTAAGATTGTTTGTGAGACATGTTCATAActtgttttcaacttattttcataagccatttaaaacaacttatagtttatatgaaaacattttaacttcattttatcttttgttacataaataacttatacataagCACTTGTATAATGAGTGCTTATGCTATAAGCACTTAATGTTTCCATATCCAATATTTTCCACAACATTATTAACAGTCCAACTTCTATTGCAGATGGGATACTGTTAGGAGGCATTCTACTTGTGTATGAGTTCCATAATCATTTGAAACCAGTTCTTCTTCTTATGCACTCCTTTTGGATACCTCAGATAATCAGTAATGTTATCCGTGATTCACGCAAACCCTTGCATCCTCATTATACATTAGGGATAACTGTTACTCGGCTAGCAATCCCATTATATGTATTTGGTTGCCCTAACAACTTCATGCGCATAGAACCCGACAAGAGCTGGTGTGTTTGTTTGTCTGTATTTGTCGTGCTTCAAGCTGTGGTTGTTCTCCTTCAGCACTATCTTGGATCGCGCTGGTTCATTCCTCGACAGGTTGGCCTCGACTGTCTTCTTGATACTTTGCAACCACTAACACAACCAGAATCCTTAATCTAACTGTCCTTCatgaaaaactttattttaattttaacaaaaccCAATGACATTATTTGATTCATACTATTAATCTCATCTGTCAGAAAAAGGCTTTTGCTGTATATTTCTGTTGTGAAGGTTCCTTTAACCATTTGAAGCATGTAAAAGACATCTTGCTTTTATTGGCTGCACTATTGTCAATTGCGGATCACGAAAAATAGTGGTTTGTTTGAATTTCGTCTACTACAGTGCTATATTGTTGTTatagccgctatttgacaaTACAATGTCTTAAATAGCGTATCACCAAACAATAATGATTGCTATGCTAGCATTATAGTGTCTCTATAGCTTCTATTTGACAATGTTTCGGctctatttttttaactttgcTCCATAGTATTTACCAGCTTCTCTTTCTTCATTTGATCATGTGCATGATTGTGTGGCAAAAGTGAACAATAAGTTGATTCTCCTTTGATGTTTACGTCTGTGTTATGGATCACTACCTCCTAAGTGAAAATAAAGCATGATTCAGAAttgaactttttttctttctttctgaaTTTGTTTGAATACATCCCTCACTGACTAAGTTATTTTCATGATTTGTAGATTCTACCTGAGAAATACAGCTATTGTAGGATGTTTGATCATGATACAAGACATGCTACAGACTGTGTCATTTGCATGACAGCCATTGATCTTTCCCGAAGAACAAATGACTGCATGGTATGTCAAATATAACCCATGCCGTCAAATTTTATGGTGTCCAACGTGGACTGATACCACATATTGTGTTGGTCCACCAAAGCATCCGCCGTATTTTGtctattcaatttaaatttttcaatataaattgaGTTTATTGAACAATCTCTAACTTACATACAGGTGACACCTTGTGATCATTTCTTCCACTCTGGTTGTTTACAAAGATGGATGGATATAAAGATGGAGTGTCCAACTTGTCGTCGCACTTTACCACCTGCTTAATGACCCTTTCACTGTTAATGTCAATAGGATTAACTAACCCTGCTCATTTTATAGTTCAACAATATGCTTAATGCATTCAAGTTTTACATTGTTTTGCTTTTGATATTTTACAAGAGAGAAGTGAAATCTCACAGGCTTGAGTCCTCAACCATTTCTTGTGAAGTTGAGGAATGGAGATAGAAAGTCTTATagaaattttgtattttgatttttccaCCTTATTCCAGATGCTgagaatatataatttgtacATATTTTGAATAACAATCAATATAGTTGAATTTCTTTTTCCGAGATacgaaatatatttttatttttattctttttttcctttgtaATTGTCCAATAACTGAAATTAATTTCTGTCCATATTTTTTAGTCCAACTTGCATTTATCCTCCGGTTGTTTTTCCTATATATCGTACTAAGTCATATAAATTCTCTATCCCTATCAGACAATTGAATTTTATAACCCACAATTTGAACTCTATACCACATTTTGCCTATTCTcacaaaaaatcattcaaaaaataaatgttgCTTTAATAATATAGACTAAACTTGTGTgtttaataataacttttaaagattaaaagtagta
Protein-coding sequences here:
- the LOC101490425 gene encoding transmembrane E3 ubiquitin-protein ligase FLY2-like — its product is MVVTERLKLWLFEKRELGILFQIAFGWWVVLMLISPVDGLRPLREKTRSWGDELLFTRKDESDIGPFSQWNITGTYKGTWKFLDTTNGSSRFPDIRKTKGDSIIELSSTHTKITGVHYVHGVVIFDDLFDNGHDVGGAQIRFEGVYIWPFKQLRMVASSEKEGELNQDEDYILSNPYHLLGAFSSQVLQDSSHDKTWRRKHSLMHDMEKHCNAEISAKVSHLPSSQKDGEHDHFTLEGLMESPSVDGDRDCLSPLLLNATSVKVEVYYNKAVNYTLMVTFVSFLQVLLLIRQMEHSGTQSGAAKVSILMIGQQAIMDAYLCLLHLTAGILVESLFNAFATAAFFKFVVFSIFEMRYLLGIWKAGRPLSNGEGWETMRRELSALYSRFYGILLGGILLVYEFHNHLKPVLLLMHSFWIPQIISNVIRDSRKPLHPHYTLGITVTRLAIPLYVFGCPNNFMRIEPDKSWCVCLSVFVVLQAVVVLLQHYLGSRWFIPRQILPEKYSYCRMFDHDTRHATDCVICMTAIDLSRRTNDCMVTPCDHFFHSGCLQRWMDIKMECPTCRRTLPPA